The following is a genomic window from Pedosphaera parvula Ellin514.
CCGGCGAAGTTATCAAGAAGATCCGAGATAGGCATAATTTCCTTAGAAAACCTGAGGCTTAAAGAAGTTCAATGGACCGATAAGTTGGGTTTGTGCTCTCAAGGAGAGCGACTTTAGGCGTTCGGATGTGCCTCGTCAACCGTGAACGGCTTTTGATTCGTTGAGTAAGGAGGGGTAACAAGGCTTACGGAGCATAACCTGGGTTCGAATCCTTATGATTGCTGTTATTGAGCATGAAGGTTTGACCTTGGGTATCATCGTCTGATAAGTACGAGCTTAGATACACGGCCCCCCAGAAGCTCATACTTTGCATGCCGGACATGTTTGCGGCGAATGGCAATCCTGAGATCCTTACGAAGGGCGGCAACGATTTGAATCGGCTATGACTCTACATTTTATTGATTGGGTTATTATTCTGCTCACGCTGGCGATCTGTTTTCTACCTGCCTTGTTTTTCGGCAAACGTGCGGGCAAGAGCACTTCTGAGTTTTTTGCATCCGGGCGTTCCGTGCCCTGGTGGTTGGCGGGGTTATCGATGGTGGCCACTACTTTCAGCAGCGATACACCGAATTTGGTTACAGATATCGTGCGCCGGCAGGGAGTGGCCGGGAACTGGTGCTGGTGGGCATTCGCGCTGACGGGAATGGCGACGGTATTTTTTTACGCCCGATTGTGGCGTCGCTCGGGGGTGATGACGGACCTGGAGTTTTATGAGATTCGTTACTCCGGCAAAGCGGCAAGCTGCGTGCGGGGATTTCGCTCGGTTTATCTCGGGTTTTTCTTCAATTGCATGATCATGGCGACGGTGAATCTCGCGGCGTGCAAAATTGCCGGCATTTTGTTTGGCTTGCCGCGGTGGGAGACGCTGTTGATTTGTGGCGTGTTGAACGTGGTCTTTGCAGCGCACTCCGGTCTTTGGGGTGTGCTGGTCATCGATATGATTCAATTTTTTGTCAAGATGACAGCGGTGGTTGCCGCTGCGTATTTTGCCGTCAAACATGTGGGAGGCATGCATGAGCTGATTACAAAAGTTTCAGAAAAAACCGGACCGGATGGAGTGCGTTACCTCAACATTCTACCGGACTTTACAAACAATTGGGATCTGGCGATGGCGGTCTTCATCATGCCGATAGCGGTGCAATGGTGGGCGGTTTGGTATCCGGGCGCAGAGCCAGGTGGAGGCAGTTATATTGCACAACGAATGCTGGCATCAAAGTCCGAGAAGGATTCGCTGGGGGCCGTGCTTTTCTTCAACGTTGCCCACTATGTGTTGCGTCCGTGGCCATGGATTTTGGTGGCCTTGTGTTCACTGCTGGTCTATCCGGAGCTATCGGATATCCAGAAGGCCTTTCCCAACCTTGATCCCAAATTGCTGGGCCACGACATTGCCTACCCGGCGATGCTCAAGTTTTTGCCGGTGGGTTTTATCGGCCTGATGGTGGGGGGGCTTATTGCAGCAAACTCTTCCACCATCCTGACGCATTTGAATTGGGGCGCATCCTATCTGGTGCACGATTTTTACCGGAGGTTCATTGTCACTAATGCCAGCGAAAAGCATTACGTGTGGGTGGGGCGATTGGCCACAGTCGGGTTGTTTGCTTCTGCGGCCGTGCTCACTTTTGCTTTGGATACGGCCAAGGATGCATTTGACATTATTTTGCAGGTTGGTGCTGGAACCGGCCTGCTGTATCTGCTGAGGTGGTTCTGGTGGAGGATCAATGCCTGGTGCGAAGTGGTGGCTATGGTTAGTTCGTTCCTTGTCTCAGTTGTTCTTTTGGTTTTAAAGCTCTATGGCACTGTGTTTAGCGCACACACAGCGTTGTTGACAACGATTGCAATAACCACGGTGTGCTGGGTTGCGGCGGCCTACCTGGCCCCGCAAACGGATGAAGAGACGTTGATTGCATTTTATAAGCGCGTCAGGCCGTTCGGCCCGGGGTGGAAACATATCCGCCTTAAGGCGGGCGTCAGCGAGAGTGAGGCGGAAGCGACTGGAGAAAACATTCCAATGTCACTTTTGGGGTGGGTGGCTGGCTGCACCGTGATCTGGTCCGGATTGTTTGCCACGGGTAACTATTTTTACGGGCGAAACGGAGTTGCGTTAATGCTCGCTCTAGTGTTTGCGATGAGCTCCGCGATCCTGGTTTGGGTGGTGAATAGGTTGTGGACTGCGCGTCCCAATCAAAAACTGGAATCCAAGCTCGTCGAAGATGTGGCTCCGCCCGTTTGATGTCGAATGGAAATGGAATCTGGGCATACGGAAAGGAACCAAAAGGTTC
Proteins encoded in this region:
- a CDS encoding sodium:solute symporter family protein, translated to MTLHFIDWVIILLTLAICFLPALFFGKRAGKSTSEFFASGRSVPWWLAGLSMVATTFSSDTPNLVTDIVRRQGVAGNWCWWAFALTGMATVFFYARLWRRSGVMTDLEFYEIRYSGKAASCVRGFRSVYLGFFFNCMIMATVNLAACKIAGILFGLPRWETLLICGVLNVVFAAHSGLWGVLVIDMIQFFVKMTAVVAAAYFAVKHVGGMHELITKVSEKTGPDGVRYLNILPDFTNNWDLAMAVFIMPIAVQWWAVWYPGAEPGGGSYIAQRMLASKSEKDSLGAVLFFNVAHYVLRPWPWILVALCSLLVYPELSDIQKAFPNLDPKLLGHDIAYPAMLKFLPVGFIGLMVGGLIAANSSTILTHLNWGASYLVHDFYRRFIVTNASEKHYVWVGRLATVGLFASAAVLTFALDTAKDAFDIILQVGAGTGLLYLLRWFWWRINAWCEVVAMVSSFLVSVVLLVLKLYGTVFSAHTALLTTIAITTVCWVAAAYLAPQTDEETLIAFYKRVRPFGPGWKHIRLKAGVSESEAEATGENIPMSLLGWVAGCTVIWSGLFATGNYFYGRNGVALMLALVFAMSSAILVWVVNRLWTARPNQKLESKLVEDVAPPV